A region of Silurus meridionalis isolate SWU-2019-XX chromosome 15, ASM1480568v1, whole genome shotgun sequence DNA encodes the following proteins:
- the st6gal1 gene encoding LOW QUALITY PROTEIN: beta-galactoside alpha-2,6-sialyltransferase 1 (The sequence of the model RefSeq protein was modified relative to this genomic sequence to represent the inferred CDS: inserted 1 base in 1 codon), which yields MGYKIPGAAMDRVSLLWRLRRRARRGVFCMVLFCMTMAVLYTLCAENSVPVTDAIFGVRARTRAQPRAHSIVKVLRGAGGTKPMYVDPQKLPGVIPGDPQKPIPVLSSLNHSMLASQKEQHSGSKEKEQHGLLAWLLGRPLRRALETILGARKRADTASQKMEDFFVAKKVIWNDEMSSSMLGKRLKKVVQNYQAMNKYGVSLXSSEAGKRGKKLSGPELLCQLKETVKITTLMPEMEPFAKFLWAFQLPAQPLTTAIGPFKTCAVVSSAGSLRNSKLGKEIDAHDAVVRFNAAPTIGFEKDVGSKTTVRLINSQVMSSEDHHFLSSSLYSSGMLVAWDPAPFSSDLNEWYNKTDYPIFKQYQRYRRLHPQQQFYILHPSMEWQLWKQLQDNMAEPIQKNPPSSGLLGTVLMMSLCDVVHVYEFLPSRRKTELCHYYQNFKDAACTMGAYHPLLYEKNLVKRMNQGSDEDIYNHGKVTLPGFNTFDCTQTTNSSNSSKA from the exons ATGGGGTACAAG ATCCCAGGAGCTGCAATGGATCGTGTTAGCCTGCTTTGGCGTTTGAGGCGTCGAGCCCGTCGAGGCGTTTTTTGCATGGTGCTTTTTTGCATGACCATGGCTGTACTGTATACCCTGTGTGCTGAAAACAGTGTCCCCGTTACTGATGCCATTTTTGGGGTGAGGGCAAGGACTCGAGCACAGCCAAGGGCACACTCCATTGTAAAG GTGCTTCGTGGAGCGGGTGGAACAAAACCAATGTATGTGGACCCTCAAAAACTCCCAGGTGTTATTCCTGGAGATCCTCAAAAGCCTATTCCTGTCCTCTCATCCTTAAACCACTCAATGCTGGCAAGTCAAAAGGAGCAGCACTCAGGGAGCAAAGAAAAGGAACAACATGGGCTTCTCGCCTGGTTATTGGGCAGACCATTAAGGCGTGCACTTGAGACTATACTGGGGGCCCGAAAAAGAGCTGATACAGCCAGCCAAAAAATGGaagatttttttgttgccaaaaaAGTGATCTGGAATGATGAGATGTCAAGTAGTATGCTGGGAAAAAGGCTGAAGAAGGTGGTGCAAAACTATCAG GCGATGAATAAATATGGCGTGAGTC TCAGTTCAGAAGCtggaaaaagagggaaaaaactgAGCGGTCCAGAGCTATTGTGTCAACTCAAAGAGACGGTGAAAATTACCACGTTAATGCCAGAGATGGAGCCATTTGCTAAATTTCTCTGGGCCTTCCAGCTGCCTGCACAACCCTTGACCACTGCAATTGGCCCATTTAAAACATGTGCTGTTGTGTCATCTGCAGGTTCTCTGCGAAACTCCAAGTTAGGAAAAGAGATTG ATGCCCATGACGCTGTGGTACGATTCAATGCTGCACCCACTATTGGCTTTGAGAAAGACGTTGGCTCTAAGACTACAGTGCGCCTGATTAATTCCCAG GTGATGTCATCAGAAGATCACCACTTTCTGTCCAGTTCTTTATACAGCAGTGGAATGTTAGTGGCCTGGGATCCTGCCCCTTTCTCTTCTGACCTAAATGAG TGGTACAACAAAACAGATTATCCgatatttaaacaatatcaGAGGTACAGAAGGCTGCACCCGCAACAGCAGTTTTATATCCTACATCCCAGCATGGAATGGCAGCTATGGAAGCAGCTACAAGACAATATGGCTGAGCCTATTCAGAAGAACCCACCTTCCTCAGGCCTACTAG GGACAGTATTAATGATGTCACTATGCGACGTGGTCCATGTGTATGAGTTCCTGCCGTCACGGCGCAAAACCGAGCTATGCCACTACTATCAGAACTTCAAAGATGCAGCCTGCACCATGGGGGCCTACCACCCTCTGCTCTACGAGAAGAACTTGGTGAAGAGGATGAACCAGGGATCTGATGAAGACATCTACAATCATGGCAAGGTGACGCTACCTGGATTCAACACGTTTGACTGTACACAGACTACCAACTCTTCGAATTCTTCAAAGGCATAA